GGTGACCGGTGCCCTCGAGCGCTACGCCGGCGATGCGGTCCTGCTGTGTACCGGCGGCTACTCCACGGTCTTCTTTCTGTCGACGAACGCGGTGAACTCGAACGCCACGGCGGCGTGGCGCTGCTACAAGCGCGGGGCGTACTTCGCCAATCCTTGCTTCACGCAGATTCACCCGACCTGCATTCCGCGCGTCGGAGAGCAGCAGTCGAAGCTCACGCTGATGAGCGAAAGCCTGCGTAACGACGGCCGCGTGTGGGTCCCGAAGGCGGCCGGCGACAAGCGGCTGCCCGGTCAGATCGCCGAGAGCGAGCGCGACTATTTCCTCGAGCGCATGTACCCGGCTTTCGGCAACCTCGTGCCGCGCGACATCGCCTCGCGAGCCGCCAAGCTCGTCTGCGACGAAGGTCGCGGCGTCGGATCCGGGCTCGCCGTTTATCTCGACTTCAGCGACGCCGTTAAACGGCTCGGCAAGGAAACGATCGCGGATCGCTACGGTAACCTCTTCGAGATGTATCGCGAGATCACCAACCATGACCCGTACGAGACGCCGATGCAGATCTACCCGGCACCGCACTACACGATGGGCGGCCTCTGGGTCGACTACAACTTGATGAGCACGATCCCGGGCCTGCACGTGCTCGGCGAGGCCAACTTCTCCGACCACGGCGCCAACCGTCTCGGTGCCAGCGCGCTGATGCAGGGGCTCTGCGACGGGTACTTCGTGATCCCACATACGCTTGGGCACTACCTGGCGGGCGGCGGACTGGTCAGCGTGTCGACCGACCACGCTGCGTTCGCCGAGGCCGAAACGAGGGTGAAAGAGCAGGTTGGCAAGCTGCTCGCCATCGGCGGCAGAAAGTCGGTGCGCGAGTTCCACTACCAGCTTGGGACGTTGCTGTGGGATCGTGTCGGTATGGCGCGCAATGCCACCGGCCTGCGCGGTGCCATCGAGAAGATTCGCGCGATGCGCGACGAGTTCTGGAACAATGTGCGTGTCCCGGGCAGCGGCGAGGACTTTAATAAGGAAC
The Candidatus Binatia bacterium genome window above contains:
- a CDS encoding fumarate reductase/succinate dehydrogenase flavoprotein subunit, coding for MATDNTEAKLDSRAPSGPVETSWERHKRDARLVSPANKRKFTIIVVGTGLAGGSAAASLAELGYNVVNLCIQDSPRRAHSVAAQGGINAAKNYPNDGDSVFRLFYDTVKGGDFRAREANVYRLAQESVNIIDQCVAQGVPFAREYGGMLANRSFGGAQVSRTFYARGQTGQQLLLGAYGSLMRQVHAGGVKMFPRREMLDLVVIDGRARGVVCRNLVTGALERYAGDAVLLCTGGYSTVFFLSTNAVNSNATAAWRCYKRGAYFANPCFTQIHPTCIPRVGEQQSKLTLMSESLRNDGRVWVPKAAGDKRLPGQIAESERDYFLERMYPAFGNLVPRDIASRAAKLVCDEGRGVGSGLAVYLDFSDAVKRLGKETIADRYGNLFEMYREITNHDPYETPMQIYPAPHYTMGGLWVDYNLMSTIPGLHVLGEANFSDHGANRLGASALMQGLCDGYFVIPHTLGHYLAGGGLVSVSTDHAAFAEAETRVKEQVGKLLAIGGRKSVREFHYQLGTLLWDRVGMARNATGLRGAIEKIRAMRDEFWNNVRVPGSGEDFNKELEMAGRVADYFELGELMCRDALEREESCGCHFREEYRTEEGECKRDDERFSFVSAWEYAGRTGDARLHREPLEFDTVHLATRQYK